Genomic window (Cucumis sativus cultivar 9930 chromosome 2, Cucumber_9930_V3, whole genome shotgun sequence):
ATGAATTAGATAGTTGAAGGAACTAAATAGACGTTACCTAAAATTCATAAACTAAActtgttatttaaatttacaaaaatatttttcaaactttgctCTTGTTTGAAAAACAGTGTTTCTATACTTTGcaatcttcaacttttcatAAACGTTGAAAACTACTTTTGAGTAGAAATTGTTGAACTGGtgtatgaattttattttttaaggtCACCACTACATCTTTCCTaatcctaattttagtttgaagtttgaaacaATTTCTATTACAATAGTAGTTTTGAAACGTGAGGGAAGTtgctaacaatttttttaagcaAATGGGCATACTCATGGGtaaagtttttataatttaatcaattgaaTGATAAAGTTTGGTCTACGTTCTCAACTCTGTGTCTAGTCTATCTAtgacatatttaatttttataaaaaagtaacTTATCTATTAGATGTGACTGAATTTTATGTCCTATCAAATTCTAAGACTTACAATTTAATAAGACAAAACgtcttaaaattttgtaaagaatTTCTaagattcaaagaaaaaaatgacataaaCTCAAATGTTGAGGGAGTTTCAATAtggtcaaatatatatacaaatataaagataaaagGTAAGAGAGatttgacaaataaataaaaccaaatcaaccataattatttcattcaattgCTTTCATGTATTCAAGAAACATATGTCTTTCAATTGCCTTTAATTCCCTACAGGCAATGAATTCATAAACGGTTTGCTCTATATAACTTGACTAAAAACTCCATGTAAAAACCATAATGAACTTACTGTTACATATATCCTTAATTCAATCTCTATAAATACATTGACCAATTAGAAAAGTTAAATATCAACAAACACaagaatttgaagaatatCGGCTATGGCACGAGTTAATTGCCTCATTGCTGCTCTATCACTACACACAATTTGGCTGCTAGTAGTTCTCACCAAACCGTGCAGTTCTCTAGAGCCAAAAACTACTCCATCATTTCCTGCCATTCTCATATTCGGCGATTCTACAGTGGATACCGGAAATAACAACTTCATTCCCACAATTTTCAAGGGCAATTACTCCCCATATGGCAAAAATTTCCCTGGTCATCTTGCTACTGGAAGGTTTAGTGATGGAAAACTCATTCCTGATATGGTAGCTTCTAGGCTAGGGATAAAAGAGCTTGTTCCTCCATTTTTGGATCCAAAATTGTCAAATGATGACATAAAAACAGGTGTTAGTTTTGCATCTGCTGGCACGGGATTCGATGATCTAACTGCTGCTATATCCAAAGTCATTCCTGTGATGAAGCAAATTGATCATTTCAAGAACTACATTCAGAGGCTTCAAGGGGTTGTGGGTGTGGATGAAAGTAAGAGGATAATTAACAATGCTTTGGTTGTTATTAGTGCAGGAACCAACGACTTGAACATCAATTTTTATGACCTTCCCACTAGGCAGTTGCAGTACAATATTAGTGGCTATCAAGATTTTCTTCAGAATAGGCTACAAAGTTTAATCAAGGTAAATTATACAATATGCACATCACAAGAATCCAAAGGCTAAATTATAACTTTCCATTTCAGTTTATCCCTATACTCTTAAGAAAGTTTAGTAAGTCTTCAAACTACAGTCCTATTTTCAAAAGGTTACTAATTTTGTTACTATCAGTTTACACTCGAATCAACTAAAAATAAGGACTTTAACTCTGTCTATAGGAAATTTACCAACTTGGATGCCGAAACATAGTGGTTGCCGGCCTCCCACCTGTTGGTTGTCTTCCCATTCAAGAGACCATAGCATTTGAGAATCCCCTAAAGCgaaattgtttaaaagatCAAAACTCAGATTCCGTAGCCTACAATCAGAAACTTTCAAAGCTGCTGACCAATTTACAGCCACAGCTCGCAGGAAGCAAAATTCTGTATGCGGACATTTACACCCCTCTCATCGACATGCTAAACAATCCTCAAAAATATGGTAAGTCAGTGCCCTGCCACTCAAAATTTACAGAACCCATCCACTTATTGACTATAATTCAGTAAATATTAGAGAGAAATCATGTtctgaaaacaattttcaccTCATTATCTTTggggcatttcatcaaacaggTTTTGATCACACGAACAGAGGTTGCTGTGGAACTGGATTGGTGGAAGCAGGGCCTTTGTGTAATCCAAAAACCCCAACGTGtgaaaattcatcaaaattcaTGTTTTGGGACAGCATTCATCCGACTGAAGCAGCCTACAAATTCATCGCCGAGGCACTTCTTAAGAAACTTGGAGACACCCAGAATTGGAATTGATGGCTTCACCTGGCGGATTTTAGTTCGCTTGAAAATTGTTAGCTCATTTAgaactctaaaaaaattttCCTTCCCAGCtgtagcaaaaaaaaaaaagattatagttattgaaaaagaagagaataatAGATGCGTAATTTGAAGTTCAAATTCACTACAAAATGTGTATTAAATTCACtaacaaaatatgtatttcttttctaaccaaaacaaaccattttgaagatttttattttaaacatttttttaaactaaggTCACATTTACTTAGTGGAAACATATGTAATATAAACTATAAGTtgccaacatgagcttagctcaacaCATGTATGTTCTTGTAGACAAGAGGTTCCGTATTCAAATCTCCACCTAACATTACACCCACTAATACTAACTAAGCGATATCTAACCCCAACATTTTCTAAcatattaaaatatgtaacatATGAGAAGTGAAAGAATTGAGAGGGAGTGGTGACCAAGTAggaaaaatttgttaaaatttggTGGATTTGTAAaggtttgaatatttgttttgaaaagataaaaataaataaataagatcgGAGATGAGTTGAAAAACGGTAGAATCTCAATCTCGAGATGTGTCGagaaaatccaaaacaatCAATAAATTGGAAACTTTTAATATTCTAGGAAAATCTCGACCGATCAGAGTCGAGGTTgacatacaaaaacaaaattaagattttttctaaactatctaattttgaaatgcaaaacaaaaaaaaacattatttctaaaaaattacaCATCTTCTCATATGGTTGTAGTTTGTTTGaatcaatttgaaattctatgttattttgtgttttctctAATACTGAATTATCAACCACCCTATGTTCTTGGGACaagattttaaagaaagaactCAAGTTTAAAGGGGCACTTGAAtcattagaagaaaaaaaaattaactaaattagGTTTGTGTTAGTTcgatttttaaattgtaaaaatagcaaatttaatcAATCCAACCCAAATTTGCTGGTGGActtgaaataaaaagttgaaaatgcccctcattttttaaaacaatttgattGTCACACTAATACAAAAACAACATTACTTGACGCATGTAGTTTTGatatacttgacagttttaaaacTGTGAAGTAAAAtgataaaacgtcaagaataacaaaaaagtgaaaaaatgcatatattttttttaaagaaaaatcaatatttgacAGGTTAAAAGCGTCGTGTCAAACGTTTGATgtacttgacattttaaaaatgtcaaaaaaaaaaaaaaagttttccctttgtctaaataaatttatatatctttactttttttacttttctttacttttaatttcctCTTTTCCATATCCACAAATTAAATCCTCAAGCTCTCTGTTCCTCTTAGGTCAAAGGtatgtattttttctctatAGTCAAAATATGGTCTGTCTCATGTGAATTGTTCCTCACACACGCAAAGTTAGTGTATTGTTTTCACTAGTGAATTGTCTGCTAAAACTCCATCCATTTTTACTGTGTTTGGTGTTGAGAAGCATTTTTTTTACctactatttctttctattgtgGTGCTAAGTTGATAAGAATACTAAGTATTAAGATTGACAGTCAATGACTTTGATCATGAAGTTTAGTTTGTTTGTGTAAATTTGATGACTTTGTTGACACCCttactattttgtttaatggCTTTGTTGATCATGATTTCAGAATGTGTTGACTGTTTACTGTGTACTcaggttttttgtttttatttcaaaaggaTTAAGAAAGTGTTCGTGAATTGGTATCTCTACGTcttctatttcaaaattgtttaattggttttgttttcttttcattttttttagaattggTTAACTTTTTATTTGCAAAAGGAAAAGTTTGAAAGTGTGAACTCCATATGATACAATTTTTACTGATTCCACCCATTTTAtagaaacattttaatttttttttgttagatttaaGATAAATAGATTTATCTTAAAAGgagcaatttttttaataaaaaattgaatatggaagaggaaacataataaaattatggTTGGCTTTCAACTCtaagaaagattttaaatttggtaatattttcaaaatacagTTGTTTCCTTCTACGGAAGTGTTATGTGATAAATATTAGTCAAACAAATATTGAagtcattattttttatagagTTGTAAAATATTGGTGGTTATAtctccaaaaagaagaaaacacaaatGTATTTAAAGAAGTTATGGAGATGAGCTATTTGCAccattaaatatatactttttggTAATTTATGTATTAGAATGTTCTTCCGAAGTTGGAGTAGTTGAATGTGGGTACTATGTGATGAGATACATCAAAGATATAATCGTTAATGGGAGCATAGTAGTCATAGATTCGGTATGttgagttttaaattattatttgaattattttctacAATTCAAGTAATCAAAGTattaactttaatatttttaatttcatatcaGATTGATACAAGAAGTTCATATAGTCAATTCAAGTTGGATGAAGTGTGCATGGAGCTTGCTGATTTTTTGGGTGGCCACATATGATTTTATGGTGAATTTTATGGCCACAAGAAGTACATATAGATAGACAAGCTTTTGTTGATACAGGATGTACATATGTGTGCtattttgttgatatacttggaTATATCTAGGTGAATTAGgtttagttgatatttttgttgatacGCTTATAGTTAGGCTACACATGGATGGAAAGTTTAGGTGGAAAGTTTAAGCTGTTGTTAGAAAAGTTAGGCTAACTACATGTATGTATATGGttcattgatatatatatgttaaaatatttttagttctttgatggaaaaagtttagttcatttaattattcaattagtGCATGTGTACTTTAGCACATTTGTACGTGTACTCTCttgctttatttatatacgttTGGCTTCAAAACAGGTACACGAAAGATTAggaagatatttttaaaaaaaaaaaattgacgtGCAA
Coding sequences:
- the LOC101205856 gene encoding GDSL esterase/lipase At2g30310, giving the protein MARVNCLIAALSLHTIWLLVVLTKPCSSLEPKTTPSFPAILIFGDSTVDTGNNNFIPTIFKGNYSPYGKNFPGHLATGRFSDGKLIPDMVASRLGIKELVPPFLDPKLSNDDIKTGVSFASAGTGFDDLTAAISKVIPVMKQIDHFKNYIQRLQGVVGVDESKRIINNALVVISAGTNDLNINFYDLPTRQLQYNISGYQDFLQNRLQSLIKEIYQLGCRNIVVAGLPPVGCLPIQETIAFENPLKRNCLKDQNSDSVAYNQKLSKLLTNLQPQLAGSKILYADIYTPLIDMLNNPQKYGFDHTNRGCCGTGLVEAGPLCNPKTPTCENSSKFMFWDSIHPTEAAYKFIAEALLKKLGDTQNWN